The following proteins come from a genomic window of Ursus arctos isolate Adak ecotype North America unplaced genomic scaffold, UrsArc2.0 scaffold_12, whole genome shotgun sequence:
- the SERBP1 gene encoding plasminogen activator inhibitor 1 RNA-binding protein isoform X3: MPGHLQEGFGCVVTNRFDQLFDDESDPFEVLKAAENKKKEAGGGGVGGPGAKSAAQAAAQTNSNAAGKQLRKESQKDRKNPLPPNVGVVDKKEETQPPVALKKEGIRRVGRRPDQQLQGEGKIIDRRPERRPPRERRFEKPLEEKGEGGEFSVDRPIIDRPIRGRGGLGRGRGGRGRGMGRGDGFDSRGKREFDRHSGSDRSSFSHYSGLKHEDKRGGSGSHNWGTVKDELTDLDQSNVTEETPEGEEHPVADTENKENEVEEVKEEGPKEMTLDEWKAIQNKDRAKVEFNIRKPNEGADGQWKKGFVLHKSKSEEAHAEDSVMDHHFRKPANDITSQLEINFGDLGRPGRGGRGGRGGRGRGGRPNRGSRTDKSSASAPDVDDPEAFPALA, encoded by the exons ATGCCTGGGCATTTACAGGAAGGCTTCGGCTGCGTGGTCACCAACCGATTCGACCAGTTATTTGACGACGAATCGGACCCCTTTGAGGTGTTGAAGGCagcagagaacaagaaaaaagaagccGGCGGGGGCGGCGTTGGGGGCCCTGGGGCCAAGAGCGCAGCTCAGGCCGCAGCCCAGACCAACTCCAACGCGGCAGGCAAACAGCTGCGTAAAGAGTCCCAGAAAGACCGCAAGAACCCGCTGCCCCCCAACGTTGGCGTGGTTGACAAGAAAGAGGAGACGCAGCCGCCCGTGGCGCTTAAGAAAGAAG GAATAAGACGTGTTGGAAGAAGACCTGATCAACAGCTGCAGGGTGAAGGGAAAATAATTGATAGGAGACCAGAAAGGCGACCACCTCGTGAACGACGATTTGAAAAGCCACTTGAAGAAAAGGGTGAAGGAGGAGAATTTTCAGTTGATAG ACCGATTATTGACCGGCCTATCCGAGGCCGTGGTGGTCTTGGAAGAGGTCGAGGAGGCCGTGGACGTGGAATGGGCCGAGGAGATGGATTTGATTCTCGTGGCAAACGTGAATTTGATAGGCATAGTGGAAGTGATAGATC TTCTTTTTCACATTACAGTGGCCTGAAGCATGAGGACAAACGTGGAGGTAGCGGATCTCACAACTGGGGAACTGTCAAAGATGAATTAAC TGACTTGGATCAATCAAATGTGACTGAGGAAACACCTGAAGGTGAAGAGCATCCAGTTGCAGACACTGAAAATAA GGAGAACGAAGTTGAAGAAGTAAAGGAAGAGGGTCCAAAAGAAATGACTTTGGATGAGTGGAAAGCTATTCAAAATAAGGATCGGGCAAAAGTAGAATTTAATATCCGAAAACCAAATGAAGGTGCTGATGGGCAGTGGAAGAAGGGATTTGTTCTTCATAAGTCAAAGAGTGAAGAG gcTCACGCTGAAGACTCGGTTATGGACCATCATTTCCGGAAGCCAGCAAATGATATAACGTCTCAGCTGGAGATCAATTTTGGAGACCTTGGCCGCCCAGGACGTGGTGGCAGGGGAGGACGAGGTGGCCGTGGGCGTGGTGGACGTCCAAACCGTGGCAGCAGAACTGACAAg
- the SERBP1 gene encoding plasminogen activator inhibitor 1 RNA-binding protein isoform X1: MPGHLQEGFGCVVTNRFDQLFDDESDPFEVLKAAENKKKEAGGGGVGGPGAKSAAQAAAQTNSNAAGKQLRKESQKDRKNPLPPNVGVVDKKEETQPPVALKKEGIRRVGRRPDQQLQGEGKIIDRRPERRPPRERRFEKPLEEKGEGGEFSVDRPIIDRPIRGRGGLGRGRGGRGRGMGRGDGFDSRGKREFDRHSGSDRSSFSHYSGLKHEDKRGGSGSHNWGTVKDELTESPKYIQKQISYNCSDLDQSNVTEETPEGEEHPVADTENKENEVEEVKEEGPKEMTLDEWKAIQNKDRAKVEFNIRKPNEGADGQWKKGFVLHKSKSEEAHAEDSVMDHHFRKPANDITSQLEINFGDLGRPGRGGRGGRGGRGRGGRPNRGSRTDKSSASAPDVDDPEAFPALA, from the exons ATGCCTGGGCATTTACAGGAAGGCTTCGGCTGCGTGGTCACCAACCGATTCGACCAGTTATTTGACGACGAATCGGACCCCTTTGAGGTGTTGAAGGCagcagagaacaagaaaaaagaagccGGCGGGGGCGGCGTTGGGGGCCCTGGGGCCAAGAGCGCAGCTCAGGCCGCAGCCCAGACCAACTCCAACGCGGCAGGCAAACAGCTGCGTAAAGAGTCCCAGAAAGACCGCAAGAACCCGCTGCCCCCCAACGTTGGCGTGGTTGACAAGAAAGAGGAGACGCAGCCGCCCGTGGCGCTTAAGAAAGAAG GAATAAGACGTGTTGGAAGAAGACCTGATCAACAGCTGCAGGGTGAAGGGAAAATAATTGATAGGAGACCAGAAAGGCGACCACCTCGTGAACGACGATTTGAAAAGCCACTTGAAGAAAAGGGTGAAGGAGGAGAATTTTCAGTTGATAG ACCGATTATTGACCGGCCTATCCGAGGCCGTGGTGGTCTTGGAAGAGGTCGAGGAGGCCGTGGACGTGGAATGGGCCGAGGAGATGGATTTGATTCTCGTGGCAAACGTGAATTTGATAGGCATAGTGGAAGTGATAGATC TTCTTTTTCACATTACAGTGGCCTGAAGCATGAGGACAAACGTGGAGGTAGCGGATCTCACAACTGGGGAACTGTCAAAGATGAATTAAC agaGTCCCCAAAATACATTCAGAAACAAATATCTTATAATTGCAGTGACTTGGATCAATCAAATGTGACTGAGGAAACACCTGAAGGTGAAGAGCATCCAGTTGCAGACACTGAAAATAA GGAGAACGAAGTTGAAGAAGTAAAGGAAGAGGGTCCAAAAGAAATGACTTTGGATGAGTGGAAAGCTATTCAAAATAAGGATCGGGCAAAAGTAGAATTTAATATCCGAAAACCAAATGAAGGTGCTGATGGGCAGTGGAAGAAGGGATTTGTTCTTCATAAGTCAAAGAGTGAAGAG gcTCACGCTGAAGACTCGGTTATGGACCATCATTTCCGGAAGCCAGCAAATGATATAACGTCTCAGCTGGAGATCAATTTTGGAGACCTTGGCCGCCCAGGACGTGGTGGCAGGGGAGGACGAGGTGGCCGTGGGCGTGGTGGACGTCCAAACCGTGGCAGCAGAACTGACAAg
- the SERBP1 gene encoding plasminogen activator inhibitor 1 RNA-binding protein isoform X2 — MPGHLQEGFGCVVTNRFDQLFDDESDPFEVLKAAENKKKEAGGGGVGGPGAKSAAQAAAQTNSNAAGKQLRKESQKDRKNPLPPNVGVVDKKEETQPPVALKKEGIRRVGRRPDQQLQGEGKIIDRRPERRPPRERRFEKPLEEKGEGGEFSVDRPIIDRPIRGRGGLGRGRGGRGRGMGRGDGFDSRGKREFDRHSGSDRSGLKHEDKRGGSGSHNWGTVKDELTESPKYIQKQISYNCSDLDQSNVTEETPEGEEHPVADTENKENEVEEVKEEGPKEMTLDEWKAIQNKDRAKVEFNIRKPNEGADGQWKKGFVLHKSKSEEAHAEDSVMDHHFRKPANDITSQLEINFGDLGRPGRGGRGGRGGRGRGGRPNRGSRTDKSSASAPDVDDPEAFPALA; from the exons ATGCCTGGGCATTTACAGGAAGGCTTCGGCTGCGTGGTCACCAACCGATTCGACCAGTTATTTGACGACGAATCGGACCCCTTTGAGGTGTTGAAGGCagcagagaacaagaaaaaagaagccGGCGGGGGCGGCGTTGGGGGCCCTGGGGCCAAGAGCGCAGCTCAGGCCGCAGCCCAGACCAACTCCAACGCGGCAGGCAAACAGCTGCGTAAAGAGTCCCAGAAAGACCGCAAGAACCCGCTGCCCCCCAACGTTGGCGTGGTTGACAAGAAAGAGGAGACGCAGCCGCCCGTGGCGCTTAAGAAAGAAG GAATAAGACGTGTTGGAAGAAGACCTGATCAACAGCTGCAGGGTGAAGGGAAAATAATTGATAGGAGACCAGAAAGGCGACCACCTCGTGAACGACGATTTGAAAAGCCACTTGAAGAAAAGGGTGAAGGAGGAGAATTTTCAGTTGATAG ACCGATTATTGACCGGCCTATCCGAGGCCGTGGTGGTCTTGGAAGAGGTCGAGGAGGCCGTGGACGTGGAATGGGCCGAGGAGATGGATTTGATTCTCGTGGCAAACGTGAATTTGATAGGCATAGTGGAAGTGATAGATC TGGCCTGAAGCATGAGGACAAACGTGGAGGTAGCGGATCTCACAACTGGGGAACTGTCAAAGATGAATTAAC agaGTCCCCAAAATACATTCAGAAACAAATATCTTATAATTGCAGTGACTTGGATCAATCAAATGTGACTGAGGAAACACCTGAAGGTGAAGAGCATCCAGTTGCAGACACTGAAAATAA GGAGAACGAAGTTGAAGAAGTAAAGGAAGAGGGTCCAAAAGAAATGACTTTGGATGAGTGGAAAGCTATTCAAAATAAGGATCGGGCAAAAGTAGAATTTAATATCCGAAAACCAAATGAAGGTGCTGATGGGCAGTGGAAGAAGGGATTTGTTCTTCATAAGTCAAAGAGTGAAGAG gcTCACGCTGAAGACTCGGTTATGGACCATCATTTCCGGAAGCCAGCAAATGATATAACGTCTCAGCTGGAGATCAATTTTGGAGACCTTGGCCGCCCAGGACGTGGTGGCAGGGGAGGACGAGGTGGCCGTGGGCGTGGTGGACGTCCAAACCGTGGCAGCAGAACTGACAAg
- the SERBP1 gene encoding plasminogen activator inhibitor 1 RNA-binding protein isoform X4, with product MPGHLQEGFGCVVTNRFDQLFDDESDPFEVLKAAENKKKEAGGGGVGGPGAKSAAQAAAQTNSNAAGKQLRKESQKDRKNPLPPNVGVVDKKEETQPPVALKKEGIRRVGRRPDQQLQGEGKIIDRRPERRPPRERRFEKPLEEKGEGGEFSVDRPIIDRPIRGRGGLGRGRGGRGRGMGRGDGFDSRGKREFDRHSGSDRSGLKHEDKRGGSGSHNWGTVKDELTDLDQSNVTEETPEGEEHPVADTENKENEVEEVKEEGPKEMTLDEWKAIQNKDRAKVEFNIRKPNEGADGQWKKGFVLHKSKSEEAHAEDSVMDHHFRKPANDITSQLEINFGDLGRPGRGGRGGRGGRGRGGRPNRGSRTDKSSASAPDVDDPEAFPALA from the exons ATGCCTGGGCATTTACAGGAAGGCTTCGGCTGCGTGGTCACCAACCGATTCGACCAGTTATTTGACGACGAATCGGACCCCTTTGAGGTGTTGAAGGCagcagagaacaagaaaaaagaagccGGCGGGGGCGGCGTTGGGGGCCCTGGGGCCAAGAGCGCAGCTCAGGCCGCAGCCCAGACCAACTCCAACGCGGCAGGCAAACAGCTGCGTAAAGAGTCCCAGAAAGACCGCAAGAACCCGCTGCCCCCCAACGTTGGCGTGGTTGACAAGAAAGAGGAGACGCAGCCGCCCGTGGCGCTTAAGAAAGAAG GAATAAGACGTGTTGGAAGAAGACCTGATCAACAGCTGCAGGGTGAAGGGAAAATAATTGATAGGAGACCAGAAAGGCGACCACCTCGTGAACGACGATTTGAAAAGCCACTTGAAGAAAAGGGTGAAGGAGGAGAATTTTCAGTTGATAG ACCGATTATTGACCGGCCTATCCGAGGCCGTGGTGGTCTTGGAAGAGGTCGAGGAGGCCGTGGACGTGGAATGGGCCGAGGAGATGGATTTGATTCTCGTGGCAAACGTGAATTTGATAGGCATAGTGGAAGTGATAGATC TGGCCTGAAGCATGAGGACAAACGTGGAGGTAGCGGATCTCACAACTGGGGAACTGTCAAAGATGAATTAAC TGACTTGGATCAATCAAATGTGACTGAGGAAACACCTGAAGGTGAAGAGCATCCAGTTGCAGACACTGAAAATAA GGAGAACGAAGTTGAAGAAGTAAAGGAAGAGGGTCCAAAAGAAATGACTTTGGATGAGTGGAAAGCTATTCAAAATAAGGATCGGGCAAAAGTAGAATTTAATATCCGAAAACCAAATGAAGGTGCTGATGGGCAGTGGAAGAAGGGATTTGTTCTTCATAAGTCAAAGAGTGAAGAG gcTCACGCTGAAGACTCGGTTATGGACCATCATTTCCGGAAGCCAGCAAATGATATAACGTCTCAGCTGGAGATCAATTTTGGAGACCTTGGCCGCCCAGGACGTGGTGGCAGGGGAGGACGAGGTGGCCGTGGGCGTGGTGGACGTCCAAACCGTGGCAGCAGAACTGACAAg